ttgcaATGGCGGACTTTGGACGTGGAAGTAATGCAATGCTGCATTTGCTATGCGTGGACATCGGAAACATTTCAACCATTGCACCCTAGATTTCTACGCGGGATTCTTACGCGGGAGTGCGTCTGTATATACTAATTGAAAATCTCCAAGCTCCACAACAAACGTGTTTCCTGGACTAACAggaaccatagacagtggagggggggaagacccctccactgtctatgcaGGAACGTAGCTCATTAAAAGAAGCGGATACGAGACCAAGTTATTGACTTCGACAGCAGTGCAGGTTTACGCAAACTCAAAACGAAACGGGAAACAAGGTTATATGGGTTTTAGACGTGATAATCCTACGTGACTTGCACATTTTACATACTAACAGTTCATCAGGAAAGCAACTGGAAACAGACCGTTTAAGGTTTACTGGTTCAAATATATTATTGTGGAATGAACGGTGTTGAATACCTACTTCGTCGTGTTCTTGCGCAGCGAAATCAGGGGTGACATCAGGCAGCCCTTTCGACTGTCTTCTCGCTTTGATCGCCATTCGCAATTCATCTTTCACCAAAGTGGAGTACGATATCTCAATATCGTCCAGATCTTCCAGGCATTCGCCTTTCAAGTTGTCATCCAGCGGAACCAAGtgaatattgttgttgttgaagtcGAAGTTCTCGTCAAAGCAAGCCGTGGCTCCATCGCTTGGAAACTGCCACGGTAGGCCAGCGTCGGCCGACGGCTCTGTTACCATGGCATCCAATTCAGATAAATCGAAATCGGGCACCTGTGTCTGAAAGTGAAAGAGCGAAAGTAGAGTGAGAAACTGTGAGAAACTACTTCAATATTTAATCTTACCTTCTTTTGTCTGTAGTTTTTagaaagaatatatatatacatatatatacatatatatatataattatatatataatatatgagataactaagagagagagagagagagagagagagagagagagagagagagagagagagagagagagagagagagagagagagagagagagagagagagagagagagagagagagagagagagctttaCTCCTGGTGTTCGGTTGCATTCTTTCACAAAATGTGGAAATATCAGCAATTGCCGTAGTAAAAATACGAAATAAAAGTCCTGcttatttatgaaaaatatgctatgatgcatttaaaaacaaCTAGATTGGTATCAATACTAAGATTTATGGATCACCGATTcctaaaattttgattaaaaagagATAGGAAAAATGTTTAGTCCATGGCAATCAGAAATTCCCAAAAGGAAATTAAGAGATTAACAAGTGAAGACGTTAAAATTTGGTTGTTTTAGTAGGTcttgtgaaaaatatgaatactgTGGGACTTCCTGCAGCATTATTATAAGGGCGGACCTACCTCACACATCGTTGGTCTCTGACTACAAAATTCCAAGGGTATCAGTACTTTATAGCTTTGGGGCGAAGATACTTTGCATATCAGGGAGGGGGTTTTCCATTCAACTCGCGACTTCCTAAAgacattgaatttgcaacgGGGTTAGCCGCAGGGTAGGATATTGTGATCATttgatctgaaaaaatataatttacgaGAGTTTTTATGATTCAATCTGAGTTgagtaaaaaatatttgaaaatttcgccAAACATCCGGTAAAAGGACCATGGTTGATGATGTTAACATCACATTTGTCCAGAGCATTTGCGACGCTTGGTCCGATATGCGGGTCCTGATAAAGACGTCTGCGAGATTTCGTTCAATTCCCGTAAATCCCATCATCTAGCACAATACCCAATGAAAGCCATTTTCAAGGAAGATTGCAGTCGAGAAACGCGTTACAATTGTATGAATAAGTAGGCGCACAGTCGACGTTTAAATTTGTTTACATGTCTCGTCAATCGAGTACTTATACAGCGTGGACTAATTAACAACTGAGCAGCAAATGTGGTcgcaagtttttatttttcaaatagaaTATTGGTAAATGGACTGACATTAAGCAATGAATCTAGAAGATCCCATTCAATTACTGCCGTGACAGGTGGATTTTGCAAACTTCGCAAAACAGAAACTGACAAGGTGGGCCATTGTATTGCGTTCCCGCTGTCTTCAACCCTCGTGACGAGGACGCCTATCACGGCTGCCACGTCAGATCGACTGAGCAGCCCATGGCGGCTGTATTGTGTACAATCACGAAAACTGGAACTGAATTCACACCGGCTCGTTTTTTTTCAATCTTACACTGTAAAATACCTCGTTTACAGTGCAACGACAGAGTGCACGTTTGCAGACCTGTCATTGCAATGCGTGGGGACATAATTTTGAGGAAGAAGTAGTTGACTCATTGAGACCCTGTTTTGAAGAAGTGTCTTTGCAGAGTGGGCTTAAAATAACATCCAGTTATAGAACTTCATGTGGTACAACAAAGGCATGCCGTGCTAAAATTGCATGAGCAGCGCAGTAATCGCACGGAAAATCAATCTATGTTCTATATTTGCATTGGCTATGTAAAAGGTCATGTCATGGACCAGATCTGGCAACGTGTTCCTAAAGACACGGCCAAACTAGGAAGGTACATCAAATAACCTACCGTACCTGAGACAGAAATGTTCCCAGTCGACAAAAGGGAATTCTGTGACGATAGATTGTGAATCTCACGCCGATAAAATGTCACAGTCGGCGCTCGGAAGACTTGCGGACATCCTAAGCCAGCTATGGCAGTTGTCTGCGTGTACAGGGTATTCCCCTTGAATGGGGATCTCCCGTTCAGGTAGTTTCGGTAATTTAAATGTCTGGTCGCCAGCGATTGGATAAGCCCGTACCGTTTGATTACCCACGGGTTTAATGCTCCGACATGTTTTGATAGAAAGTAAATAAAAGTTTGTTGCACGCTAGTTCTATTATAATTGTCAtacaaacaatcttttagtaaAGTTATCTGTGATGGCGTTTTGGATGTGAGATGGAAGAACAAACGAATCATGGAGCCGGGCCGTCTTACCAGAGTAGACCAGCTCTCGTTTGCAGTTGTCGCCCCGGCAATGAACTGCGAACACGGACGAAAAATAGAATAATAAATGACAACCTCATCATTTCTACATTTGATTTAACAAGAGACTGAGACGTACGTATTACTTTTTATCAACAAAatccattttattaaaaaaaaatagtatatCTGTCACGTTGAAGTACGTTTACTAAGGCTGACATCTTTATTTCGTGTACCCTAAAACATTTTTGATAACTTTGCAAAACATATGCATGTGAATATGAAATCAGAAAATTCTTGTCGACAATTGGTTGTTTTATTTCTTCCAGGTCGGCACTCCCTCTCTGTACCTGTATTCTCGGCTGACAAATCTATGATATCAATATATGCTACGGTTTCAAATTTTATCGCACACAGCCGGTCGATCCGTGTGCAGCAAGTTCTATTTTATGCGCAGGTTGTTTACCATTAAACATGGATCAACGATAACAACAAGGGAGGTAATTTTGTCATCTTCAGGTTCGTCTTATACCTTCAGATAAAATACATCAAGCATACAGGCATCCCAAAGTGGAATAAGTTGTGAAGAATGTCGTGGTAATAGCAAAACAAAACTTCTTATGGGACCTCTTTATGTCAGCcaacaaaatttatttaaaaggAAGATGCCATATCAGGCGGGGTCAGATTGAAGATGCCGAAGTGACCACCTCTTCTCGTGTCAGGGACTAATAAATGCACGGTAAACCTGCGCCATCGCTCATTTTACGACAAAAACGAAAAGCAATATTCTTTCAGGGAACAGAAGTCAAACAGTCACAAATGTAGAAGGGAACGGCGGagccaaatatatttttactatTTCATGCATCGCTTCAAAGAATTACCATTATGCAAGTGTACTGCGCATTCACACGTCCGCTGCCATATCAGGACACTCGACACAGACCTGCCATTTGAGGCCAGTGGTGTGACCTACCTGCCATTTTTAGACTACTGTCGACCTACCTGCCACGTCAGGACACAAAGCCTCGACTACGTGACAATGTTTTTCCTGGGCCCCACATTAGGTTGTTTAATGGGGAATGCCCTTGCGTTTAACAAAAATCCCCTTTGTCAGTCAGTGTTTCAGTAATAAGTTAATATTAAGTGGTCCAGCCAGCTGTGATAATACATATATCACACAGACATCCATttgtctgtgcatttatgtatggaGGGCGTACAATCAACGGCAAAAGTTAATTCAGTTTGATTTCAGTCTCTCCACAACAAAATCGATATACCAGCGAGTTTAGTTTGTCACATTGGAAAAATAGTTTCACTTTTACTGCTTAGTAGAGTCAAAAGGCTGTTGGAGCGTATAGTGCAATTAGGTCACTCAAAATCCGTCCTTTGAGAGACTGGGAGGCTTCGGTTCACTGTGTACAGCGATCGGCTGTGTAGTCGAGTCCGCGCATGCGTATAGTTGAGTGGAAAATTCCAAAAGAGTGCAGTCGAGGGGCTTCCCCACCATAGATCAACACAATACGCGCCACGACCagggtatatacatattcatGATGTCAATGCATGAAACACCTCCTTTTTTTACAGCTGCCATATCAGGCCAGTTACGTTGATGTATACACGACCATTGGTCTCATGCTGGAGTTCATACCTCAATGTTTAGAATTAAGTCGTCTTGGTCCTATTCCGATACATTTCATAGCTGTTGCTTAATGGTTGTCACTCCGATCCGTAATATATGAAACCCATGACCTAGTTATTTCTTGCTACGCGAA
This DNA window, taken from Ptychodera flava strain L36383 chromosome 4, AS_Pfla_20210202, whole genome shotgun sequence, encodes the following:
- the LOC139131259 gene encoding basic leucine zipper transcriptional factor ATF-like isoform X1; this translates as MVTEPSADAGLPWQFPSDGATACFDENFDFNNNNIHLVPLDDNLKGECLEDLDDIEISYSTLVKDELRMAIKARRQSKGLPDVTPDFAAQEHDELTEDDKERRRIRRERNKKAAEKCRKKRKEKEHRIVTEHHSQEALNKQLLQEVETLKRERDYLTALLSRHEKACTRTDLMLPNGGHTYQASR
- the LOC139131259 gene encoding basic leucine zipper transcriptional factor ATF-like isoform X2, encoding MCETQVPDFDLSELDAMVTEPSADAGLPWQFPSDGATACFDENFDFNNNNIHLVPLDDNLKGECLEDLDDIEISYSTLVKDELRMAIKARRQSKGLPDVTPDFAAQEHDELTEDDKERRRIRRERNKKAAEKCRKKRKEKEHRIVTEHHSQEALNKQLLQEVETLKRERDYLTALLSRHEKACTRTDLMLPNGGHTYQASR